The window CTCCATATATTTTTTATCTATTTCCTCTTTCTCCTTTTTAAAATTTATAAGCTTTTTTCTTGCAACTGCAAGCAAATCAACCGCTTTTCCATACAACTTTATTGCAACTTCAATATCAACATCATTTTTATGAAAATAATTCTTTACAATCTCTATTTTTTCAACTAATTCATTAAAATCTAATTTTTCCATATCTTCAATTTCTAAAGAGAGTATGTCCTCCATAAAGCTCCTCCTTTTTTATTTTTTTCTCTGTTACAACCTTAGTTTTTACTTTTCCGTCCTTCAAAAATAAATCTAATTTATCTCCTATTTTCATCTGTCTAATACTTTTTACAAAATGTCCACTTTTCATAACTAATGCCCCACCAAATAAAAGTGGTGCAAATTCTTCTCGTTTTAAAAGCTCTTGAAATGTTTCATTAAGCATTGTTTCTTTATTTGAAAGTAAAATTGATATATCTCTTTCAAGTATTTTTTCAAAATTTTCAACACTATCTTTTTTGGATTTCAACTTATTTTCGAGAGAATTAGATATAAACCTTAAAAAATCTTCAGATAATCTCTGAGATGAATCATTTATTTTGTAACTAACAAAATTTTCAATCTTTTCATAAGTTTCATCCAGATCTTTTACTATCTTTATAAAATCACTTCCTATAACTTTCTTCATATAATCTATCAAACCTAATTCTACTGTTCTTTCATAGACTTTAAAAACATTAGAAAGTAAAATTCTTAAGTCATTATAACTATCATCTAATTTTTTTACATTATCTTCTATTTGCTTTGATATAGCTCTTGCAACTTCTGTTGGAGTAGCAAATCTCTTCCAGGCAACATAATCCGGGATTGTAAAATCTCTTTCATGCCCTATACCCGACAAAATAGGGCAATACTCATTAAATTTTGCAATCTCTATTCCAAGCGACAAATCATCAAAATACATCAGATCACTTCTTGCACCACCACCACGAGCAATGACAACAACATCATAGTCTATATTCGATTTTCTTATACGATTAAGCGCTAAAATGATACCGGAGGCAGTTTGTGCCCCTTGCATAGGTGATTCATAAAGATGCACAATAGGACGGTACAAATAATGAACTGTCAAGTTTTTTAAAAAATCTTCGTAACCAGCTGCACTTTTAGATGTTATAATAGCAATCTTTTTTATCGGTGGCAATTCAGAAAGATCATGCTTTTCTTTCATTAATAAATTCCTAACCTCAAGCTCTTTCAATATTTCTTTTCTTCTTTTTTCAATCTCAGATTCTCCCATCGGAGCTATTGTATCTGCATAGAAGGTAAAACTCATTCTATCTCTGAAAAAAGAAAGTTTTCCTTGAAAAATCCATTTTTTCCCAACAAGCTCCTTAACATTAGAAACCTTTATAACTTCCAAAATTTTTGGTGCAAGATATCTAGGTACATACACTGTAATTTCAATATTTCTTGTTCCATTCTTTGCAGTATAAGGTTGTGAGACATCAATATACAAACCTGTAGAATGGTTATTTGCTCTTACAACATCAGCATAAAACCTAAAGGTCTCGCTTGTAAGACCCGTCATTTCTATTTTTTTTGTAACATATTCATTTAATTCTATAAGATCTTTAAATTCCTTTACCCCTGCCATTATTCCCACTCTTTTCCATAATAAACATCTACTTTTAAAGGAACATCTAGCTTGACTGCATTTTCCATCTCATCTTTTACTATATCTTTTACAATCTCTAATTCATTATCGGGCACTTCAAAAACTAACTCGTCATGAACCTGCAATATCATTTTTGAACGTAGATTTTCCTTCTTCAATCTATTATGAATATTAATCATAGCTATCTTTATTATATCAGCTGCTGTTCCTTGAATCGGAGTATTTACAGCTATTCTTTCTCCTTCTTGAACTCTATTACCATTTTTCGATTTTAACTGTGGAATATATCTGCGCCTTCCAAAAAGCGTTGTAACATAACCTTTTTTCTTTGCTTGTTCCTTCATTCTTTTTAAATACTCAAAAACTCCTTTATAGTATCTAAAATAGTTATCTATTATTTTTTTTGTCTCTGAAACATTAAGACCAATTCTCTTTGAAAGACCATACGGTGAAACTCCATAAATAATTGCAAAATTTACCATCTTTCCAACTCTTCTCATTTGTTCACTAACAAACATCTCTGAAACACCAAATATATTGGCAGCAGTAATTGTATGAACATCTAAATTATCTTTAAATGCTTTAAGTAGATTTTCATCTTTACTTACATGCGCCAAAACCCTTAATTCTATCTGAGAATAATCAGCACCTAAAATCCACCAATCTTGTCTTTGAGGTCTTACTGCTTTTCTTATTTCTTTTCCCTCTTCGCTTCTTGTTGGAAGATTTTGCAAATTTGGATTTGAACTACTTAATCTTCCAGTAGAAGTTCCTGTTTGATGAAA of the Thermosipho japonicus genome contains:
- a CDS encoding exodeoxyribonuclease VII large subunit, whose translation is MAGVKEFKDLIELNEYVTKKIEMTGLTSETFRFYADVVRANNHSTGLYIDVSQPYTAKNGTRNIEITVYVPRYLAPKILEVIKVSNVKELVGKKWIFQGKLSFFRDRMSFTFYADTIAPMGESEIEKRRKEILKELEVRNLLMKEKHDLSELPPIKKIAIITSKSAAGYEDFLKNLTVHYLYRPIVHLYESPMQGAQTASGIILALNRIRKSNIDYDVVVIARGGGARSDLMYFDDLSLGIEIAKFNEYCPILSGIGHERDFTIPDYVAWKRFATPTEVARAISKQIEDNVKKLDDSYNDLRILLSNVFKVYERTVELGLIDYMKKVIGSDFIKIVKDLDETYEKIENFVSYKINDSSQRLSEDFLRFISNSLENKLKSKKDSVENFEKILERDISILLSNKETMLNETFQELLKREEFAPLLFGGALVMKSGHFVKSIRQMKIGDKLDLFLKDGKVKTKVVTEKKIKKEELYGGHTLFRN
- a CDS encoding exodeoxyribonuclease VII gives rise to the protein MEDILSLEIEDMEKLDFNELVEKIEIVKNYFHKNDVDIEVAIKLYGKAVDLLAVARKKLINFKKEKEEIDKKYMEFLERIEKENEEELF